A DNA window from Ostrea edulis chromosome 5, xbOstEdul1.1, whole genome shotgun sequence contains the following coding sequences:
- the LOC125649873 gene encoding uncharacterized protein LOC125649873, which translates to MMTERLREIQTSYEQRFNCILCLCPRLEMVVGNCQHRICSQCVYNKDGIRKPSLDKCPTCLKEDAFPVVRPVIPEDVVEIQRCLGVRACPHSGCTLELWEWEMEEHLKLCPNRQPLPPEQISKKKRSIIRKTEEATKTTRVTRSSTFNMGSRRSLDPRVVRRQLRRSTQHHSYE; encoded by the exons attcaATTGTATCTTATGTTTGTGTCCACGGCTTGAAATGGTTGTTGGGAACTGTCAACACAGAATTTGTTCTCAGTGTGTATATAACAAAGATGGCATACGCAAACCAAGTTTGGATAAGTGTCCCACCTGCCTAAAAGAAGATGCATTTCCTGTTGTCAG ACCTGTTATTCCAGAAGATGTTGTAGAGATCCAGAGATGTTTGGGAGTTAGAGCTTGTCCTCATTCTGGTTGTACTTTGGAATTGTGGGAATGGGAAATGGAAGAACATTTAAA ATTATGTCCCAATCGTCAACCATTACCACCTGAACAAATTTCAAAGAAGAAAAGATCAATTATTCGCAAGACGGAGGAAGCCACTAAAACTACAAGAGTGACGCGTAGTAGCACATTTAACATGGGATCTAGACGGTCGCTAGACCCTAGAGTTGTGAGACGACAGTTACGAAGAAGTACACAGCACCACTCCTATGAATAA